TGACCCAATGACTCAATTCTAAGAAAATCATGCCTCTTAATTTCACATCAAACCCATTCCTGGTTGTCTACGTTACTTGTGGCGATCCTAGTCTGGCGGCCAGCAAAGAGATTATCTTGTCGGCCATTAGCGCCGGAGCGGACGTCATCGAACTAGGTGTCCCGTTTTCCGACCCCGTCGCCGACGGACCGGTGATTCAGCGCGCCAGCGAGCGTGCCCTGGCCAACCACACGAAGCTGAGTGATGTCTTGCAGCTCGCGGAAGAGATCAGGAATGCCGAGAGCCGGGTGGGGCTGATTGTTTTTTCTTACTACAACCCTGTACTGCGCTACGGGCTGGAGCGTTTTTGTGACGACGCCCGGGCCGCAGGCGTGGATGGCGCTTTGATCACCGACCTCACCGTCGAAGAGGCCGGCGACTACATTGCCGCCATGCGCAAACGCGATTTGGCCACAGTATTTTTGGCCGCGCCCACCAGCACTGATCCCCGCTTGAAACGCATTGCCGCAGCCTCGCGCGGCTTTGTTTATGCGGTTTCGCGCACTGGAGTTACCGGGACCCAGCACAAGCTGGCAGAGGATGCGGGCGAACTGGTCCGAAGGGTAAAAAAGTTCACGAAGCTGCCGGTTGCGGTCGGGTTCGGCATCTCCAATTCCGAGCAATTCCACGCCGCCGGCAAATTCGCCGACGGCATCGTAGTGGGCAGTGCCATTGTGCAGACCATCGAGCAGAATGCTTCCACCGGTCATGCCGCAAAGGCGGTCGGTGAGTTTATTCGTGGGTTAAAAAAGCAATCAGCAGTCAGCGCTCAGCATTCGGCAAAATAAAGAATGCAGATCTGACGCAGCGCCGGCATCCCGCCGGCTGTCGTGTGGGCATCTTGCCCACACACGGGAATGGGTTTCAGCTTACAATAAATACTTTGTGTTCATTGCAGGTTGAGGACAGGGAACTTGCCTGTCCACTTTAAGGTTTCGGACATCACCCATGGACATCGCAGACTGGCGAAAGAAAATTGACGAGCTTGACCGTCAGATGGTTGAGCTGTTGAACCAGCGTGCAAGCGCGGCGCAGGAGATTGGCCGGTTGAAACGCAACACGAAATTGCCAATCTACGAACCGGACCGGGAGAAGCAGGTTTTTGAGAATGTGCGCGCCCTGAATCGCGGGCCGCTGCCCAGCCACGAGTTGCAGCATATTTTCGAGCGCATTATTGACGTGATGCGCGCACTGCAAAAAGAAGAAATTCAGCCCAAAACCGAAGCACCCAAGGGCGAGACCGAATTCGATATAGAAGTAAACGACTGAGAACTGAGAACTTTTTATGATTGTTGCAATGCAGGAGTCTGCAAGTGAAGAGCAGATCCAGCAGGTGATCGAGCGCCTGGTGGAGATGGGCTTCGAGGTGCACCGCAGCACCGGAGCGCGGCAAACCGTGCTGGG
The Terriglobales bacterium DNA segment above includes these coding regions:
- a CDS encoding chorismate mutase, with translation MDIADWRKKIDELDRQMVELLNQRASAAQEIGRLKRNTKLPIYEPDREKQVFENVRALNRGPLPSHELQHIFERIIDVMRALQKEEIQPKTEAPKGETEFDIEVND
- the trpA gene encoding tryptophan synthase subunit alpha, with product MPLNFTSNPFLVVYVTCGDPSLAASKEIILSAISAGADVIELGVPFSDPVADGPVIQRASERALANHTKLSDVLQLAEEIRNAESRVGLIVFSYYNPVLRYGLERFCDDARAAGVDGALITDLTVEEAGDYIAAMRKRDLATVFLAAPTSTDPRLKRIAAASRGFVYAVSRTGVTGTQHKLAEDAGELVRRVKKFTKLPVAVGFGISNSEQFHAAGKFADGIVVGSAIVQTIEQNASTGHAAKAVGEFIRGLKKQSAVSAQHSAK